From the genome of Longimicrobium sp., one region includes:
- a CDS encoding LysM peptidoglycan-binding domain-containing protein produces the protein MRKAASVIAAAGLLAAAPLAAQDEQPARVHVVRPGETLWDIARAYLDDPFLWPEIFRLNTDVVEDPARIYPSERLVLPAGTEAGEPAFGGPAQGQPDGPRVQFGARSDAAEVLQGDFYRASFLAREGEVRAVGRLTEPLYESVVEQRVPGQLNLYDRVFVVVDPAAVRVGDRLHFLRRDREIRGAGRVYEPTGVGTVAALDGSTATVVIVGMFDRVAPNDIAVPWERFPVAATARSRPVDADLQGRILGFGLPSPIQRTESILFLDVGRDAGVGIGDVFEAYAPPRGRDWGTRPEVSVARMQVVKVTGRTASVRVTHLAQPSIRVGLPVRRVARMP, from the coding sequence GTGAGAAAAGCCGCATCCGTCATCGCCGCCGCGGGCCTGCTCGCGGCCGCTCCACTCGCCGCGCAGGACGAGCAGCCCGCGCGCGTGCACGTGGTGCGTCCGGGCGAAACCCTGTGGGACATCGCCCGCGCCTACCTGGACGACCCGTTCCTGTGGCCGGAGATCTTCCGGCTGAACACCGACGTGGTCGAGGACCCCGCCCGCATCTACCCCTCCGAGCGGCTGGTGCTGCCGGCGGGGACGGAAGCCGGAGAGCCGGCGTTCGGCGGCCCCGCGCAGGGGCAGCCGGACGGGCCGCGCGTGCAGTTCGGCGCGCGCTCCGATGCGGCCGAGGTGCTGCAGGGCGACTTCTACCGCGCCTCGTTCCTGGCTCGCGAGGGCGAGGTGCGGGCGGTGGGCCGCCTGACCGAGCCGCTGTACGAGTCGGTGGTGGAGCAGCGCGTGCCTGGCCAGCTGAACCTGTACGACCGCGTGTTCGTGGTGGTGGATCCCGCCGCGGTGCGGGTGGGCGACCGCCTTCACTTTTTGCGCAGGGACCGCGAGATCCGTGGCGCCGGCCGCGTATACGAGCCCACGGGCGTGGGAACGGTGGCGGCGCTGGACGGATCGACGGCCACGGTGGTGATCGTGGGGATGTTCGACCGCGTGGCGCCCAACGACATCGCCGTGCCGTGGGAGCGCTTTCCGGTCGCCGCCACCGCCCGGTCGCGCCCGGTGGATGCCGACCTGCAGGGACGCATCCTGGGCTTCGGCCTGCCCAGCCCCATCCAGCGCACCGAGTCCATCCTGTTCCTGGACGTGGGCCGCGACGCGGGCGTAGGCATCGGCGACGTGTTCGAGGCGTACGCGCCGCCGCGGGGGCGCGACTGGGGCACCCGCCCGGAGGTGTCCGTCGCCCGCATGCAGGTGGTGAAGGTCACCGGGCGCACGGCGTCGGTGCGGGTGACGCACCTGGCCCAGCCCTCCATCCGGGTGGGGCTTCCGGTGCGCCGCGTGGCGCGCATGCCGTGA
- a CDS encoding cytochrome C assembly family protein — MSATLALHTVALLLYAATAGMLGLSMARGGHGAPRVATPALALGVGAHGAALGAFAARHHELPLVGLGPSLSVLALLIALGSLVLALTRTSPLSLVLVPVAAALAAVAEMVGLAPDAGAQEQVYRGPWFVLHVVLAMVGYAGLTIAFAAGLMYLLQWRELKGKRFGAVFRFFPPLDTLDRIGFRALLAGLPFLTAALLLGWAWSHRFGPGMGAGNPKVVWGVVTWLVFVVALAARGRGARHPRHGAMASVIGFAIVVVAYLLLRAGENTGAGFL, encoded by the coding sequence ATGAGTGCCACGCTGGCGCTTCACACCGTGGCGCTGCTGCTGTACGCGGCGACCGCGGGAATGCTGGGGCTGTCGATGGCCCGCGGCGGCCACGGCGCCCCGCGCGTGGCCACCCCCGCGCTGGCCCTGGGCGTGGGCGCGCACGGCGCCGCGCTGGGCGCCTTCGCCGCGCGCCATCACGAGCTGCCGCTGGTGGGGCTGGGGCCCTCGCTTTCCGTCCTCGCCCTGCTGATTGCCCTGGGCTCGCTGGTCCTGGCGCTGACGCGCACGAGCCCGCTGTCCCTCGTCCTGGTCCCCGTCGCCGCGGCGCTTGCCGCCGTGGCCGAGATGGTGGGATTGGCGCCGGACGCCGGGGCGCAGGAGCAGGTGTACCGCGGACCCTGGTTCGTGCTGCACGTCGTCCTGGCGATGGTGGGGTACGCGGGGCTGACCATCGCCTTCGCGGCGGGGCTAATGTACCTGCTGCAGTGGCGCGAGCTCAAGGGCAAGCGGTTCGGCGCCGTGTTCCGCTTCTTTCCCCCGCTCGATACGCTGGACCGCATCGGCTTTCGCGCGCTGCTGGCGGGGCTGCCGTTCCTGACGGCGGCGCTGCTGCTGGGGTGGGCGTGGTCGCACCGCTTCGGGCCGGGGATGGGCGCGGGAAACCCCAAAGTCGTCTGGGGGGTAGTCACCTGGCTGGTGTTCGTCGTGGCGCTGGCGGCACGCGGGCGCGGCGCCCGGCACCCCCGCCACGGCGCCATGGCCTCCGTCATCGGGTTCGCGATCGTGGTCGTCGCGTACCTGCTGCTGCGCGCGGGCGAGAACACGGGCGCGGGGTTCCTGTGA
- a CDS encoding bifunctional precorrin-2 dehydrogenase/sirohydrochlorin ferrochelatase, which produces MSAYPVMLDVARLRVLVVGGGVVAARKVASLVDAGGAPVIVAPEVSEELRAAVDAHELTWFPRAYRSVDVEGFHLVFAATNSAEVNAAVADDARRAGSLVSRADEGGESDFQVPSHLRREQVVVAISTGGAAPLLARRIGERLDDVVTPGLGRAAGRLAEARAEVQARWAGDEARRRAFWFSLITPEFLDLAIQGQDEEVERAIARCLSQS; this is translated from the coding sequence GTGAGCGCGTATCCCGTGATGCTCGACGTGGCGCGCCTTCGCGTCCTGGTGGTCGGCGGCGGGGTCGTGGCCGCGCGCAAGGTGGCGAGCCTGGTGGATGCCGGCGGCGCGCCCGTGATCGTGGCGCCCGAAGTGTCGGAGGAGCTGCGGGCCGCGGTGGACGCGCACGAGCTGACCTGGTTCCCGCGCGCGTACCGGAGCGTGGACGTGGAGGGCTTCCACCTGGTGTTCGCCGCGACCAACTCCGCCGAGGTGAACGCCGCCGTGGCGGACGACGCGCGCCGGGCGGGCTCCCTCGTGAGCCGCGCGGACGAGGGCGGCGAGTCGGACTTCCAGGTGCCCTCTCACCTGCGCCGCGAGCAGGTGGTGGTCGCCATCTCCACCGGTGGCGCGGCGCCCCTGCTGGCGCGGCGCATCGGCGAGCGGCTGGACGACGTGGTCACCCCCGGGCTGGGGCGCGCCGCGGGCCGGCTGGCCGAGGCGCGCGCGGAGGTCCAGGCGCGCTGGGCGGGCGACGAGGCCCGGCGGCGCGCCTTCTGGTTCAGCCTGATCACCCCCGAGTTCCTGGACCTGGCCATCCAGGGCCAGGACGAAGAAGTGGAACGGGCCATCGCACGATGCCTGTCGCAGTCGTAG